Proteins encoded within one genomic window of Mycolicibacterium monacense:
- the rpsO gene encoding 30S ribosomal protein S15 has protein sequence MALTAEQKKEILGQYGLHESDTGSPEAQVALLTKRISDLTEHLKQHKHDHHSRRGLLLLVGRRRRLLKYVAQVDVERYRSLIERLGLRR, from the coding sequence GTGGCGCTTACCGCCGAGCAGAAAAAAGAGATCCTGGGCCAGTACGGCCTGCACGAGTCGGACACCGGCTCACCCGAGGCGCAGGTCGCCCTGCTGACCAAGCGCATCTCGGACCTCACCGAGCACCTCAAGCAGCACAAGCACGATCACCACTCGCGGCGCGGACTGCTGCTGCTGGTCGGTCGTCGCCGCCGGCTGCTGAAGTACGTCGCGCAGGTCGACGTCGAGCGCTACCGCTCGCTGATCGAACGACTGGGTCTGCGTCGCTGA
- a CDS encoding bifunctional riboflavin kinase/FAD synthetase — protein MQRWRGQDDIPTDWGRCVVTIGVFDGVHRGHAELIDNAVKSGRSRGVPTVLMTFDPHPMEVVFPGSHPAQLTTLTRRAELVEELGIDVFLVMPFTADFMKLTPERYIHELLVERLHVVEVVVGENFTFGKKAAGNVELLRKAGERFGFAVDSLSLVAEHHRDETVTFSSTYIRSCVDAGDVVAAAEALGRPHRVEGVVVRGDGRGRGLGFPTANVAPPMYSAIPADGVYAAWFTVLGHGPVMGTVVPGERYQAAVSVGTNPTFSGRTRTVEAFVLDTAADLYGQHVAVDFVARIRGQEKFDSVDDLIATMGTDTERARTILRNSV, from the coding sequence GTGCAGCGCTGGCGGGGTCAGGACGACATCCCCACGGACTGGGGGCGATGTGTCGTCACCATCGGAGTGTTCGACGGTGTCCACCGGGGGCACGCGGAGTTGATCGACAACGCGGTCAAGTCGGGCCGTTCCCGCGGTGTGCCGACGGTGTTGATGACGTTCGACCCGCATCCCATGGAGGTCGTGTTCCCGGGGAGCCATCCGGCCCAGCTGACGACGCTGACCCGCCGGGCGGAGCTCGTCGAGGAACTCGGCATCGACGTGTTCCTGGTGATGCCGTTCACGGCGGACTTCATGAAGCTGACGCCCGAGCGCTACATCCACGAACTGCTCGTCGAACGGTTGCACGTCGTCGAGGTCGTCGTCGGCGAGAACTTCACGTTCGGCAAGAAGGCGGCCGGCAACGTCGAGCTGCTGCGCAAGGCGGGGGAGCGGTTCGGCTTCGCCGTCGACAGCCTGTCGCTGGTCGCCGAACACCACCGCGACGAGACCGTCACCTTCTCGTCGACCTACATCCGCTCCTGCGTCGACGCCGGTGACGTCGTCGCGGCCGCGGAGGCATTGGGCAGACCGCACCGCGTCGAGGGTGTCGTGGTGCGTGGCGACGGCCGGGGCCGGGGGCTGGGCTTTCCGACCGCGAACGTGGCCCCGCCGATGTACTCGGCGATTCCGGCCGACGGCGTGTACGCCGCCTGGTTCACCGTCCTGGGGCACGGTCCGGTGATGGGGACGGTGGTGCCCGGTGAGCGCTACCAGGCCGCGGTGTCGGTGGGCACCAACCCGACGTTCTCCGGGCGCACCCGCACCGTCGAGGCGTTCGTCCTCGACACCGCCGCCGACCTCTACGGACAGCACGTCGCCGTCGACTTCGTGGCCCGCATCCGCGGGCAGGAGAAGTTCGACTCGGTCGACGACCTGATCGCCACGATGGGCACCGACACCGAACGGGCCCGCACGATCCTGCGCAATTCTGTCTAG
- the mntR gene encoding manganese-binding transcriptional regulator MntR: protein MSPDSNSRDLTTVAQDYLKTIWTAQEWSHEKVSTKLLAERIGVSASTASESIRKLADQGLVNHEKYGAVTLTDAGRHAALQMVRRHRLMETFLVNELGYSWDEVHDEAEVLEHAVSDLMLTRIDAKLGHPTRDPHGDPIPAADGRVPTPPARQLSECEDGDAGTVARISDADPEMLRYFDSVGISLDSRLRVLARRDFAGLITVAVDSPESADGGATDTETTVDLGSPAAEAIWVVAG, encoded by the coding sequence GTGAGTCCTGACAGCAACTCCCGCGATCTGACGACGGTCGCTCAGGACTACCTCAAGACCATCTGGACCGCGCAGGAGTGGTCGCACGAAAAAGTCAGCACGAAGTTGCTGGCCGAACGAATCGGCGTGTCGGCGTCCACCGCGTCGGAGTCGATCCGCAAACTCGCCGACCAGGGTCTGGTCAACCACGAGAAATACGGCGCGGTGACGCTGACCGATGCGGGCAGGCATGCGGCCCTGCAGATGGTGCGACGGCACCGGCTGATGGAGACGTTCCTGGTCAACGAGCTGGGTTACAGCTGGGACGAGGTCCACGACGAGGCCGAGGTCCTCGAGCACGCGGTGTCGGATCTGATGCTGACGCGCATCGACGCCAAACTGGGCCACCCGACCCGCGATCCGCACGGCGATCCGATACCGGCCGCCGACGGGCGGGTGCCCACCCCGCCCGCGCGCCAGCTGTCGGAGTGCGAGGACGGCGACGCGGGCACGGTCGCCCGGATCTCCGACGCCGACCCGGAGATGCTGCGGTACTTCGACAGCGTCGGGATCAGCCTGGACTCACGACTGCGGGTGCTGGCCCGGCGCGACTTCGCCGGACTGATCACGGTCGCCGTAGACAGCCCCGAGAGCGCCGACGGCGGCGCCACCGACACCGAGACCACCGTCGATCTGGGCAGCCCCGCCGCCGAGGCGATCTGGGTCGTCGCGGGCTAG